One window from the genome of bacterium encodes:
- a CDS encoding SIR2 family protein — MLDVMTNLAFSVYSKKSEYALLIGSGVSQSAGILTGWGITLDLIRRVAIQDKTDCGTDPADWWERKTGEEANYSKVLEYLSRTRHGRQSILKEYFEPTEQEREQGRKVPQLAHRAIARLASMGHVRVIITTNFDRLIEKALEELNINPIVISTVAAASGAVHFGAQECYVIKPNGDYMDSRIKNTDEELRKYSAGMKRQLGRVLNEYNLIVCGWSSTYDEALREAFQRRGHTRFDTFWTKVNGITSEAEQLVRQTGAIITNPTGADDFFVSLADRVEALTTYEARHPITTPMAVAMLKRQLGAGGDTVIAHDLVIQETERVRELVSRERFPIDEEHATEFNPREEAEYLAKCQQRKVEYRKICDTLIALVSTGCYHGTAEKARIWQECLDRLAALSESTGNPQNALRQLELYPALLILYAGGIAAMAADRYDNLAALMLNTLCHRDDQDLPLIKWVNPKNIGLPLLSGPHAGRRYMLVSESSDLHNVLREALRHILPNDARYSFYFDQFEYLLGITHADLLFKTISENTPTTGIFVGRFILEEPPDRTRNRFWDAFNREYKNSAMLKANFFKGDIKRLQAINNPYDNVVYRLIQKTF; from the coding sequence ATGCTCGATGTAATGACAAATCTAGCGTTCTCCGTGTATTCGAAGAAAAGCGAATATGCCTTGTTGATTGGGTCCGGGGTCTCTCAGTCGGCTGGTATCCTTACGGGCTGGGGCATCACTTTGGACTTGATTCGTCGTGTGGCCATTCAAGATAAAACGGACTGCGGAACCGATCCTGCCGATTGGTGGGAAAGGAAAACGGGTGAGGAAGCAAATTACTCAAAAGTACTTGAATATCTTAGCCGTACCCGTCATGGTCGTCAATCAATACTCAAAGAATACTTCGAGCCAACAGAACAGGAAAGAGAACAAGGTCGAAAAGTGCCTCAACTCGCTCACAGGGCGATTGCTAGGTTGGCTTCAATGGGGCATGTTCGCGTCATCATAACGACGAACTTTGATAGACTAATTGAGAAGGCATTAGAAGAACTCAATATAAATCCAATTGTTATAAGCACCGTCGCAGCAGCATCAGGGGCTGTTCACTTTGGGGCACAGGAGTGCTATGTCATTAAACCGAATGGCGACTACATGGACAGCCGTATTAAGAACACGGACGAGGAGCTTAGAAAGTATTCAGCGGGTATGAAGCGCCAGTTGGGGCGGGTTCTTAATGAGTACAACCTTATAGTGTGCGGTTGGTCGTCAACGTATGATGAGGCATTACGCGAAGCGTTTCAACGTAGGGGACATACGCGATTTGACACTTTCTGGACAAAAGTTAATGGGATTACGTCTGAAGCTGAGCAGTTGGTGAGACAGACTGGTGCCATCATCACCAATCCCACTGGAGCCGACGATTTCTTCGTCTCCCTTGCGGATAGGGTTGAGGCGTTAACAACCTATGAAGCCCGTCACCCCATTACAACACCAATGGCTGTTGCCATGTTGAAGCGCCAGTTAGGTGCAGGCGGGGATACGGTAATAGCGCACGACTTAGTGATTCAGGAAACGGAACGAGTGAGGGAATTAGTATCTCGTGAGCGTTTTCCGATAGATGAGGAACATGCAACAGAATTTAATCCCAGGGAAGAAGCGGAATACCTGGCGAAATGTCAACAGCGTAAAGTTGAATACCGGAAAATATGTGATACGCTAATTGCCCTTGTGAGCACGGGTTGCTATCATGGGACAGCCGAAAAGGCGCGTATATGGCAAGAGTGTCTTGATAGGCTGGCGGCGTTGTCTGAATCTACAGGCAACCCACAAAATGCTTTAAGACAACTTGAGTTATATCCTGCTCTCCTCATTTTGTACGCAGGCGGAATAGCCGCTATGGCTGCGGACAGATATGATAATCTTGCGGCGTTAATGCTTAACACCCTCTGCCATCGTGATGATCAAGATTTGCCTCTCATCAAATGGGTAAATCCAAAGAATATAGGGCTACCGCTATTATCCGGACCTCATGCGGGCAGGCGATACATGCTAGTATCTGAGAGCAGTGATTTACATAATGTTCTACGGGAAGCCCTACGACATATACTGCCTAATGATGCGCGCTACAGTTTTTACTTTGATCAATTTGAATACCTTCTAGGGATTACCCATGCTGATCTATTATTCAAGACGATTTCGGAAAATACACCAACTACAGGAATATTTGTCGGTCGCTTTATTCTGGAGGAACCGCCTGATCGTACAAGGAATAGGTTCTGGGATGCCTTCAATCGGGAATATAAAAATTCGGCGATGTTAAAGGCAAACTTCTTCAAAGGTGATATCAAGAGACTTCAAGCAATAAATAATCCTTACGATAATGTAGTCTATCGCCTCATCCAAAAAACCTTCTGA